Proteins encoded within one genomic window of Citricoccus muralis:
- a CDS encoding LysR family transcriptional regulator: protein MLRSFVAVVDEGTVSSAATELGITQPALSRQIRQLERTSGLELFRRSGSRLILTSEGTEFLKAARAVLQKLEHARRVAQQLVEGRLSTISIAAPETTLIDVVAPFVATFDDDDPVPSISEVVSAPDLDRLLPIVDLIVSARRPRTGVRSVPIAALPVWAYVPPGHRWSGRSTVGLKDLVSETLLVPSTSFRARNLLDSALEVAGLVPRRVVETQHGRVAQALAAAGRGVAVLSDDPWFDLVPLQVRANDQDLRVELFATWRHDHHADATLRQLAARLKEFCRAHFGETLTTPRN, encoded by the coding sequence TTGCTTCGCTCGTTCGTGGCGGTGGTCGATGAGGGCACCGTCTCCTCAGCCGCCACCGAGCTGGGAATCACCCAGCCGGCCCTGTCTCGACAGATTCGTCAGTTGGAGCGCACGTCGGGGCTGGAACTGTTCCGCCGGTCCGGTTCGAGGCTGATTCTGACCTCGGAGGGCACGGAATTTCTCAAGGCCGCCCGTGCGGTGCTGCAGAAGCTGGAGCATGCCCGCAGGGTGGCCCAGCAGTTGGTGGAGGGGCGGCTCAGCACCATCTCCATCGCCGCCCCGGAAACCACCCTGATCGACGTCGTCGCCCCGTTCGTGGCCACCTTCGACGACGACGACCCGGTGCCCTCCATCAGCGAGGTGGTCAGCGCTCCGGACCTGGACCGGCTCCTGCCGATCGTGGACCTGATCGTCAGCGCCCGCCGCCCCCGCACCGGCGTGCGCTCGGTGCCGATCGCCGCCCTGCCGGTGTGGGCCTATGTCCCGCCAGGGCACCGCTGGTCCGGGCGCAGCACGGTGGGACTGAAGGATCTGGTGTCCGAAACCCTGCTGGTGCCCTCCACCTCGTTCCGGGCGCGGAATCTGCTTGACAGTGCCCTTGAAGTGGCCGGGCTGGTGCCGCGCCGGGTGGTGGAAACCCAGCACGGTCGGGTGGCCCAGGCGCTTGCCGCCGCTGGACGCGGGGTGGCGGTGCTCTCGGATGACCCCTGGTTCGATCTGGTGCCGCTGCAGGTGCGCGCCAACGATCAAGACCTGCGGGTGGAATTGTTTGCCACCTGGCGCCACGACCATCACGCGGATGCCACCTTGCGCCAGCTCGCTGCCCGGCTCAAGGAGTTCTGTCGCGCCCACTTCGGAGAGACGCTGACCACCCCGCGGAACTGA
- a CDS encoding lipoate--protein ligase family protein yields MRNWVNQGESLGAEADLDYSYRLLRAVQSGVLEAPLIRVYRPEPTVSFGQQDTRMPGFAAAQDRAREHGFVPAVRRAGGRAAAYHRGSLVVDHCFPVADGDDSFSGFRERFEHYADRFAALLRRLGADARVGEIPGEYCPGEFSVHARRSRSNGKIKIIGTAQRVTKGAWLFSSSLVIEDSAPIRAVLTDVYDALELELNPATAGAADDAAEGITVESVVEALLADELAEAHLVPEPEPGLHTLDFAELLDRVPRDLTQEVER; encoded by the coding sequence ATGCGGAATTGGGTGAATCAGGGCGAATCCCTGGGCGCGGAAGCCGATCTGGACTACTCCTACCGGCTGTTGCGCGCGGTGCAGTCGGGAGTGTTAGAAGCGCCGCTGATCCGGGTGTACCGCCCGGAGCCCACCGTGTCTTTCGGACAGCAAGACACCCGGATGCCCGGTTTTGCGGCGGCGCAGGACCGGGCGCGTGAGCACGGGTTTGTGCCGGCGGTGCGGCGGGCCGGCGGCCGGGCGGCGGCCTATCACCGCGGCAGCTTGGTGGTGGATCATTGCTTCCCGGTGGCTGACGGAGACGATTCGTTCTCCGGGTTCCGCGAGCGCTTCGAGCACTATGCGGACCGATTCGCTGCGCTGTTACGCCGTCTGGGAGCCGACGCGAGGGTGGGCGAAATTCCGGGTGAGTACTGCCCCGGCGAGTTTTCGGTGCATGCGCGACGGTCCAGGTCCAACGGCAAGATCAAAATCATCGGCACCGCCCAACGCGTCACGAAGGGGGCCTGGCTGTTTTCGTCGTCGCTGGTGATAGAAGATTCTGCCCCGATCCGCGCGGTGCTCACCGACGTGTACGACGCTCTGGAACTGGAGTTGAATCCGGCCACCGCTGGCGCGGCCGACGATGCGGCTGAAGGGATCACGGTGGAGTCGGTGGTCGAGGCGCTGCTGGCCGATGAACTCGCCGAGGCGCACCTGGTGCCGGAGCCCGAGCCCGGGCTGCACACCCTGGACTTCGCCGAGCTGCTCGACCGGGTGCCGCGCGATCTCACACAGGAGGTGGAGAGATGA
- a CDS encoding 4a-hydroxytetrahydrobiopterin dehydratase, with translation MTQQQLTGWRVVRGRLETAIKAPSFTEAVAFVQRVAEIAEEQNHHPDVDLRYNRVRVRVFSHDVGALTARDTRFAAAVDAVVEEAGLIRELERIGGTVITIDAVEISAVKPFWKAITGYRETQDDYLDDPSGILPSLWFQPSVERREQRSTTHVDVYVAHDQAEARVQAALDAGGRLVTDAYAPGFWVLADAEGNEACVCTTDLPEAPVGDFLLR, from the coding sequence ATGACACAGCAGCAACTTACCGGGTGGCGCGTGGTGCGCGGCCGCCTCGAAACCGCCATCAAAGCGCCGAGCTTCACCGAAGCAGTCGCTTTCGTGCAACGCGTGGCCGAGATCGCCGAAGAACAGAACCACCACCCCGACGTCGACCTGCGCTACAACCGGGTGCGAGTGCGGGTCTTCAGCCACGACGTCGGAGCCCTCACCGCCCGCGACACCCGATTTGCCGCCGCCGTGGACGCGGTGGTCGAAGAGGCCGGTCTGATCCGCGAACTTGAGCGCATCGGCGGCACCGTGATCACCATCGACGCCGTCGAGATTTCCGCGGTCAAGCCGTTCTGGAAAGCCATCACCGGCTACCGCGAGACCCAGGACGACTACCTTGACGATCCCTCCGGCATCCTGCCCTCACTGTGGTTCCAGCCCTCCGTGGAACGGCGCGAGCAGCGCTCCACCACCCACGTGGACGTCTACGTCGCGCACGACCAAGCCGAAGCGCGCGTTCAAGCAGCTCTCGACGCCGGCGGCCGGCTGGTCACCGACGCATACGCACCCGGCTTCTGGGTGCTGGCCGACGCCGAAGGCAACGAGGCGTGTGTCTGTACGACAGACCTCCCGGAGGCACCGGTGGGAGACTTCCTGCTGCGCTAG
- the gap gene encoding type I glyceraldehyde-3-phosphate dehydrogenase, with the protein MTARIAINGFGRIGRNFLRVLLQKDADLEVVAINDLSSPEMLAHLLKHDSTTGRLAEDVRYQDGHLMVDDRSIAVFAERDPENLPWRDLGVDIVLESTGLFTNAAGAQKHLDAGARKVLISAPATGDDLTVVMGINEGDYDDARHHIISNASCTTNCLAPLAKVLNDAFGIQGGLMTTVHAYTADQNLQDGPHRDFRRARAAAMNVVPTSTGAAKAIGRVLPELDGKLDGFAMRVPVVTGSAVDLTVTLDREVTAEDINAAYREAAAEANWAGILTYSDSPLVSSDIVTDPASCVFDSGLTKILGDQVKVVAWYDNEWGYSNRLVELAEFVAAHLDRSNSSAAHRLPELVG; encoded by the coding sequence ATGACCGCGCGCATTGCCATCAACGGATTTGGCCGCATCGGCCGCAACTTTCTCCGCGTTCTCCTACAGAAGGACGCAGACCTGGAGGTGGTGGCGATCAATGATCTCTCCAGCCCCGAGATGCTGGCGCATTTGCTGAAGCACGATTCCACGACCGGTCGGCTAGCCGAAGATGTTCGGTACCAGGACGGCCATCTGATGGTGGACGATCGGAGCATCGCCGTCTTCGCTGAACGCGATCCGGAGAACCTACCGTGGCGGGACCTCGGCGTCGACATCGTCCTGGAATCCACGGGCCTGTTCACGAATGCTGCCGGCGCTCAGAAACACCTCGACGCCGGCGCTCGCAAGGTGCTGATCTCGGCACCGGCCACGGGAGACGACCTCACGGTGGTCATGGGTATCAACGAGGGCGACTACGACGATGCCCGGCACCACATCATCTCCAACGCATCATGCACGACCAATTGCCTGGCCCCGCTGGCCAAGGTGCTCAACGACGCGTTCGGCATCCAGGGCGGGCTGATGACCACCGTTCACGCCTACACGGCGGATCAGAATCTGCAGGACGGTCCGCACCGGGACTTCCGCCGGGCCCGCGCCGCCGCGATGAACGTGGTTCCCACCTCCACCGGTGCCGCCAAAGCCATCGGCCGGGTGCTACCCGAGTTGGACGGCAAGCTGGATGGCTTCGCGATGCGCGTCCCCGTGGTCACCGGATCGGCTGTTGATTTGACCGTGACGCTGGATCGTGAAGTGACCGCCGAGGACATCAACGCGGCCTACCGGGAGGCCGCCGCCGAGGCGAATTGGGCGGGCATCCTCACCTACTCGGACAGTCCACTGGTGTCCTCGGATATTGTCACGGACCCGGCGTCGTGCGTCTTCGATTCTGGGCTGACGAAGATTCTCGGTGACCAGGTGAAGGTCGTGGCCTGGTACGACAATGAGTGGGGCTATTCGAACCGCCTCGTGGAGCTGGCCGAATTCGTGGCCGCCCACCTCGATCGGTCGAACTCGTCGGCAGCACACCGGCTGCCAGAGCTGGTGGGCTGA
- a CDS encoding ROK family protein, whose protein sequence is MNSETTAPHSLRHANLTTVLDVMRGRGVLTGTDLVQRTGLTRATVIAVCDDLIRRGWVRELEPERDPGVRRGRPARRFTVDQHAGCVVGLDLGVATVTAEVADLNGGELTRVAQRVPGRALDATPAQRIETIKSTVDQALQEAGVQSTAVLAVGIGVATAVDRQGDIAAGYEQAPLFDLGLRTELWGDRGWHVLLENDANLAAMAERWRGVAQGIDDLAVMLAGERLGAGVLTSGRLLHGRHGGAGEVGMLPLDSGVISDDGIARLARQWGSAALAEGEPTLIRDLVGPDTHRASARFVFEAAAQHDEVALRILDRIARRMARVMAALGAVVDPELVVIAGAVSTSAAALVPVINEELASLSPNPPRVEVSGLGAGAVVTGAVRLALDFVEENMLSLTPAAATSGA, encoded by the coding sequence ATGAACTCTGAAACCACCGCACCTCACTCCCTGCGTCACGCGAACCTGACCACCGTGTTGGACGTGATGCGTGGCCGCGGGGTTTTGACAGGCACGGACCTCGTTCAGCGCACCGGTCTCACCCGCGCCACCGTCATCGCCGTCTGTGATGATTTGATTCGACGGGGATGGGTGCGCGAGCTCGAACCCGAACGAGATCCAGGCGTTCGGCGAGGTCGCCCGGCACGGAGATTCACCGTTGATCAACACGCGGGCTGTGTGGTTGGGCTGGACCTCGGTGTCGCCACGGTCACGGCAGAAGTCGCCGACCTCAACGGTGGGGAACTGACACGCGTGGCCCAGCGTGTTCCCGGCCGCGCCCTGGACGCGACACCTGCACAGCGCATCGAGACGATCAAGAGCACCGTCGATCAAGCCCTGCAGGAAGCGGGGGTGCAGAGTACCGCGGTGCTCGCGGTGGGGATCGGCGTGGCGACCGCGGTGGACCGGCAGGGAGATATCGCCGCCGGCTACGAGCAGGCGCCCCTGTTTGATCTCGGACTGCGGACCGAGCTCTGGGGTGACCGAGGGTGGCACGTACTGCTCGAAAATGACGCCAATCTTGCGGCGATGGCGGAACGCTGGCGGGGAGTTGCTCAGGGGATCGATGATCTGGCCGTGATGTTGGCCGGTGAGCGTCTGGGCGCCGGTGTGCTCACCTCGGGCCGGCTGCTGCACGGTCGACATGGCGGGGCCGGTGAAGTGGGGATGTTGCCCCTGGATTCGGGCGTGATCAGCGACGACGGCATCGCGCGCCTCGCCCGACAGTGGGGAAGTGCGGCCCTCGCCGAGGGGGAGCCGACGCTGATCCGCGATCTGGTGGGTCCAGACACTCACCGCGCTTCTGCTCGATTCGTCTTCGAGGCCGCCGCCCAGCACGACGAGGTGGCACTGCGGATTCTGGACCGGATTGCGCGCCGCATGGCCCGGGTGATGGCCGCGCTCGGTGCTGTCGTCGATCCCGAGCTGGTCGTGATTGCCGGCGCGGTGTCGACGTCGGCGGCCGCCCTGGTTCCGGTGATCAACGAAGAACTCGCGTCACTGTCCCCCAACCCGCCGCGGGTGGAGGTTTCGGGGTTGGGGGCTGGGGCGGTCGTCACCGGTGCGGTCCGGCTGGCCCTCGACTTCGTGGAAGAGAACATGTTGTCGCTGACGCCCGCTGCCGCGACGTCGGGGGCCTAG
- a CDS encoding LysR family transcriptional regulator — MLNVHRLRILYELHQRGTLAAVAQALNYTPSAVSQQLSLLEKETGAQLLERVGRTVRLTDRALALVTHTETVLSTLEQAEAELEASRDRVAGTLRVASFQTAMAVLAPPALTMLSHQFPELRIQLIQREVTTAYEGLRNGEFDLIVGEEYPGIPEPVYSNIDQADLYFDDLVLLVPPEGPWSTPAQLADLAEASWAVDPANMVTGAWVRNICRDAGFEPIVQYETTDPFLQAHLATSGHAVSIVSALIASNYVDRTRMMGLPGRPQRRLYTAVRSGRSQLPAVRAFRRALTFIAADMAPPAPPTRLDDAAVS; from the coding sequence ATGTTAAACGTGCACCGACTGCGGATTCTTTACGAGCTGCATCAGCGCGGCACCCTGGCCGCCGTTGCCCAGGCGCTGAACTACACGCCGTCGGCGGTCTCGCAGCAGCTCTCCCTGTTGGAGAAAGAGACCGGCGCACAGCTCCTGGAACGCGTCGGGCGCACGGTGCGGCTCACCGACCGGGCACTGGCCCTGGTGACCCACACGGAGACGGTGCTGAGCACCCTGGAACAAGCCGAAGCCGAACTCGAAGCCTCCCGGGATCGGGTGGCGGGCACCCTGCGGGTGGCCTCGTTCCAGACGGCAATGGCGGTGTTGGCTCCACCGGCGCTCACCATGCTCTCGCATCAGTTCCCGGAACTACGGATCCAGCTCATCCAACGGGAAGTCACCACCGCGTACGAGGGGCTGCGCAACGGGGAGTTCGACCTGATTGTGGGCGAGGAATACCCCGGCATTCCGGAACCGGTGTACTCGAACATCGACCAGGCCGACCTCTACTTTGACGACCTGGTGCTGCTGGTGCCCCCGGAGGGCCCGTGGAGCACCCCGGCACAGCTCGCCGATCTGGCCGAGGCTTCCTGGGCGGTGGATCCGGCGAACATGGTGACGGGCGCCTGGGTACGAAACATCTGCCGCGACGCCGGCTTCGAGCCCATCGTGCAATACGAAACGACGGACCCTTTTCTCCAAGCCCATCTCGCGACGTCGGGGCACGCGGTGAGCATTGTTTCCGCGTTGATCGCCTCCAACTACGTGGATCGCACCCGGATGATGGGGCTGCCCGGGCGTCCGCAACGTCGCCTCTACACCGCGGTGCGTTCCGGGCGCAGCCAACTACCCGCGGTCAGGGCGTTCCGTCGAGCGCTGACGTTTATCGCGGCAGATATGGCCCCACCGGCTCCCCCGACGCGCCTCGACGACGCCGCGGTGAGCTAG
- a CDS encoding EamA family transporter, which yields MTSQRISSGVALVVGSCISLQMGAAVAVQLFPSLGSWGVTTLRLGVAGLVVIILSLATRATPWTWSGRTWLAVTVLGASLAGMNGFFFAAIERIPLSVAVAVEFTGPLVLAAVLSRRARDLVWVGCAALGMVLLGVESWLAADSLDVTGVIFAAVAGVFWALYILANAKVGSTVPGVGGLGVAMLIGGLMLLPVGAPGAMQLGAHPQLVWFVLTVVLFSSVVPYSLELSALRRLPAPVFSVLLSLEPAVAAVAGWILLDQTFGWLRVVVLLLVIAASVGTTRTAATVKNEIITDPAPQPGQSSSVESGAGGDVSLASR from the coding sequence ATGACATCGCAGCGCATCAGTTCCGGCGTGGCCCTCGTGGTGGGCTCCTGTATCTCCCTTCAGATGGGTGCGGCCGTCGCCGTGCAACTTTTCCCCAGCCTGGGCTCCTGGGGCGTGACTACCCTGCGGCTCGGTGTGGCCGGGCTGGTCGTGATCATCCTGTCCTTGGCCACCCGGGCCACGCCGTGGACCTGGAGCGGGCGCACCTGGCTGGCGGTGACAGTGCTCGGCGCGTCCCTGGCCGGAATGAACGGGTTCTTCTTTGCGGCGATCGAACGGATTCCGCTCTCGGTGGCGGTGGCCGTGGAGTTCACCGGACCTTTGGTCTTGGCCGCGGTGCTCTCGCGCCGGGCTCGCGACCTGGTGTGGGTGGGCTGTGCGGCACTCGGCATGGTGCTGCTCGGCGTGGAATCGTGGCTGGCGGCCGACTCGCTGGATGTGACCGGGGTGATCTTCGCGGCTGTGGCCGGAGTGTTCTGGGCGCTGTACATTCTGGCTAACGCGAAGGTGGGCTCCACGGTGCCCGGCGTCGGCGGGCTGGGGGTGGCCATGCTGATCGGCGGACTGATGCTGTTGCCGGTGGGTGCACCTGGGGCCATGCAGTTGGGCGCGCACCCGCAGCTGGTGTGGTTCGTGCTCACCGTCGTGCTGTTCTCCTCGGTGGTGCCCTACTCCCTGGAGCTCTCGGCGCTGCGACGGCTGCCCGCACCGGTGTTCTCCGTGTTGCTCTCGCTGGAACCGGCGGTGGCCGCGGTGGCCGGCTGGATTCTGCTGGACCAAACCTTCGGCTGGCTGCGCGTGGTGGTGTTACTGCTCGTGATCGCCGCCAGTGTGGGGACCACCCGTACAGCGGCCACCGTGAAGAACGAGATCATCACCGACCCCGCGCCGCAGCCGGGGCAAAGCAGCTCCGTAGAGAGTGGTGCCGGCGGCGACGTCAGCCTCGCCAGCCGGTAA
- a CDS encoding alpha/beta fold hydrolase produces the protein MAEQSVISARTWMISGTAGTIAEFDALAAAWPEAAHRWALPEVESVAEAARLLVIDIDDADGESAPELLIGHSAGGIVAAHAALTLAGRDALRTDSTATEVKLVLLDSNMPAEPDLVRAKQRRFHTASGPRTPSSQEFLDSMSASIGAAPDGVRQQIMERMRAAADTEARTHFWPDVLAQDTAALWDQLAAAGIPVLYLQATRPVDAAAATVRHPSAVVRSVSEAGHWVHVTHPQEVTRLITGWRG, from the coding sequence ATGGCTGAACAAAGCGTCATCTCGGCGCGCACCTGGATGATTTCCGGCACCGCGGGCACCATCGCGGAGTTCGACGCACTGGCCGCAGCATGGCCAGAGGCTGCGCACCGCTGGGCGCTGCCGGAGGTCGAGAGCGTGGCGGAAGCTGCCCGGCTGCTGGTGATAGACATCGACGACGCCGACGGCGAATCGGCGCCGGAACTGCTGATCGGGCATAGCGCCGGGGGCATCGTGGCGGCCCACGCCGCGCTGACTCTGGCCGGTCGCGACGCACTCCGCACCGACTCCACCGCAACCGAGGTGAAGCTGGTGCTGTTGGACTCGAACATGCCGGCGGAACCGGATCTGGTGCGGGCGAAACAGCGGCGCTTCCACACCGCTTCCGGGCCGCGCACCCCGAGCAGCCAGGAATTTCTGGACTCGATGTCCGCCTCCATTGGCGCAGCCCCCGATGGGGTGCGCCAACAGATCATGGAGCGAATGCGGGCCGCTGCCGACACCGAGGCGCGCACCCACTTTTGGCCGGATGTGCTCGCCCAGGACACCGCGGCCCTCTGGGACCAGCTGGCAGCCGCCGGCATTCCGGTGCTCTATCTTCAGGCCACCCGCCCCGTGGATGCCGCTGCGGCGACCGTGCGCCACCCCAGCGCCGTCGTGCGCAGCGTGTCCGAGGCCGGCCACTGGGTGCATGTGACCCACCCTCAGGAGGTGACCCGGCTGATTACCGGCTGGCGAGGCTGA
- a CDS encoding endonuclease/exonuclease/phosphatase family protein — MTRDEVRVRRAASLAVAGAASVGLLGVLAVPAAAATGPVHVLDGGPVHVLDGESRAAAINDVCAPEASTGAGSVSAPAPGSLRVATFHSGLSRDAAGDLIRDLSAPGDAQGAAIAETVQRAAPEVLVLSGFDVDDHDEAATLFATNYLAVGQQGQQGIDYPYIYSGPVNAGIESGADLDDDGVIGGPGDALGYGDFPGQSGMVIFSTEPIDTDNIRTFQDLRWEQVTESHLPADKFTSLEQSILPLSSVGHWDVPITVGNRTVHVLASAPADASRGTVDQARNADEIGFWSDYVTEGQDDYIVDDAGATGGLSTDDHFVVAGTLGADPDGCTAADPAGINELLDTERITDLAPEVEPGTGSTRTTESDDRMARADYVLPSDTLDVRGSGVFWPGVGEDGSHLTGSPQVSDGLIAKMTQRSAPTDHRLVWADIVPAP; from the coding sequence ATGACCCGGGATGAAGTGCGCGTTCGTCGCGCCGCGAGCCTTGCTGTGGCCGGCGCTGCTAGCGTCGGCCTCCTTGGTGTACTCGCTGTCCCCGCAGCAGCTGCTACGGGCCCCGTGCATGTGCTTGACGGGGGCCCCGTGCACGTGCTTGACGGCGAGAGCCGCGCGGCCGCCATCAACGATGTGTGCGCCCCGGAAGCCAGCACCGGCGCAGGTAGTGTGAGCGCCCCGGCCCCCGGATCCCTGCGGGTGGCCACCTTCCATTCCGGTCTCAGCCGGGATGCCGCCGGGGATCTGATTCGCGATCTCTCCGCCCCCGGTGACGCTCAGGGCGCCGCCATTGCCGAGACCGTGCAACGCGCCGCCCCCGAGGTCCTCGTGCTCTCCGGGTTCGACGTCGACGACCATGACGAAGCGGCCACGCTCTTCGCCACCAACTATCTGGCGGTCGGCCAGCAGGGCCAGCAGGGTATCGACTACCCCTACATCTATTCCGGCCCCGTGAACGCTGGCATTGAATCTGGCGCCGATCTGGACGACGACGGCGTCATCGGAGGCCCCGGTGACGCTCTGGGTTACGGCGATTTCCCGGGCCAATCCGGCATGGTGATCTTCTCCACCGAGCCGATCGACACCGACAACATCCGCACGTTCCAGGATCTGCGCTGGGAGCAGGTCACCGAATCTCACCTGCCCGCCGACAAGTTCACCAGCCTCGAACAGTCCATCCTGCCGCTGTCGTCGGTGGGTCACTGGGATGTGCCGATCACCGTGGGCAACCGCACCGTGCACGTGCTCGCCTCGGCGCCGGCCGACGCCTCGCGCGGGACGGTCGATCAGGCCCGCAACGCGGATGAAATTGGCTTCTGGTCCGACTACGTCACCGAGGGCCAGGACGACTACATCGTCGACGACGCCGGTGCCACCGGTGGCCTGTCCACCGATGACCACTTCGTGGTGGCCGGTACCCTCGGCGCCGACCCGGATGGCTGCACCGCGGCCGACCCGGCCGGGATCAACGAGCTGCTCGACACCGAGCGGATCACCGACCTGGCCCCCGAGGTCGAACCCGGTACCGGCTCCACCCGCACCACCGAATCCGACGACCGCATGGCCCGCGCCGATTACGTCCTGCCCTCAGACACCCTGGACGTCCGCGGCTCCGGCGTCTTCTGGCCCGGCGTCGGCGAAGACGGCTCCCACCTCACCGGCTCACCCCAGGTTTCCGACGGGTTGATCGCGAAAATGACCCAGCGCTCCGCCCCCACCGATCACCGCCTGGTGTGGGCCGATATTGTCCCGGCCCCGTAA
- a CDS encoding alpha/beta hydrolase: MTQLLFSADPDQRDDTHLVLVLHGYGSNERRIADQCFSMLPEGTTGLAIRGGFPIGDDEWGWFLLDYFLADDFAEVIAAAHRVFDVLDSEEVTAHRYRSVSLLGHSQGMAMATTLARLRPEAFRCVVGLSGFVLSNPLLASLDGTEDIRHPYFWGRDVDDLVINPDAITFTTGWLDQWTQLTARTYPGMGHTIGEEMGLDVSIFLRHHLLTLES, from the coding sequence ATGACGCAGCTGTTGTTCTCCGCTGACCCCGATCAGCGTGATGACACCCACCTCGTTCTTGTCCTGCACGGCTACGGCTCGAACGAACGCCGCATCGCCGACCAGTGCTTCTCCATGTTGCCTGAGGGCACCACCGGACTCGCCATCCGTGGCGGCTTCCCGATCGGTGACGACGAATGGGGCTGGTTCCTGCTCGACTACTTCCTCGCCGACGACTTCGCCGAAGTGATCGCCGCCGCCCACCGCGTCTTCGATGTGTTGGACTCCGAGGAGGTCACCGCCCACCGCTACCGCAGCGTCTCCTTGCTGGGCCACTCCCAGGGTATGGCCATGGCCACCACCCTGGCCAGGCTGCGCCCCGAAGCGTTCCGTTGCGTGGTTGGCCTCTCCGGATTCGTGCTCTCGAACCCCCTGCTGGCCAGCCTCGACGGCACCGAAGATATCCGCCACCCCTACTTCTGGGGTCGCGACGTCGACGACCTGGTGATCAACCCCGACGCCATCACCTTCACCACCGGCTGGCTGGACCAATGGACCCAGCTCACCGCCCGCACCTACCCGGGAATGGGTCACACCATCGGTGAAGAGATGGGGCTGGACGTGAGTATTTTCCTGCGCCACCATCTGCTTACACTGGAATCATGA
- a CDS encoding glycerophosphodiester phosphodiesterase has translation MRVFAHRGASAAYAEHTRAAFSHALSVGVDGVETDVHLSADGHLVCWHDATLDRTSSGRGPVRAHRLSELRALDVHTWKNPSLPAGYGRPQEQLVTLDELTAMMIDSGRAVELAVEMKHATSMSGALEDAVLEWLRRWGWDARTCLLAPEGKRSRVSVSVMSFSRDSLRRVASLVPASMLCPLFEADDRDAVQIGASTRGGAAGLLGPSVQWLFHHGSVLRSWTQAGRIVRMWTVLTDDELNQARTLGVQQVTVNDPEWALQRLS, from the coding sequence GTGAGAGTTTTCGCCCATCGAGGGGCCAGCGCCGCCTACGCCGAGCACACCCGTGCGGCGTTCTCGCACGCGCTCTCCGTGGGAGTCGACGGCGTCGAAACGGACGTGCACCTCTCCGCCGACGGTCACCTGGTGTGCTGGCACGACGCCACCCTGGATCGCACCTCCTCCGGCCGCGGTCCCGTGCGGGCCCACCGCCTTTCCGAACTACGCGCCCTTGACGTGCACACCTGGAAGAATCCGAGTCTGCCCGCCGGCTACGGCCGGCCCCAAGAACAGCTCGTCACCCTGGATGAACTTACTGCCATGATGATCGACTCTGGCCGCGCCGTCGAGCTCGCCGTCGAAATGAAGCACGCCACCTCGATGAGCGGCGCCCTGGAAGACGCCGTGCTGGAATGGCTGCGCCGCTGGGGGTGGGACGCTCGCACCTGCCTGCTGGCACCGGAGGGGAAGCGCTCCCGGGTGAGTGTGTCCGTGATGAGCTTCTCCCGCGACTCGCTGCGCCGGGTGGCTTCGCTGGTGCCCGCCTCGATGCTGTGCCCGCTGTTCGAGGCGGACGACCGCGACGCCGTCCAGATCGGCGCCTCCACCCGCGGGGGAGCGGCGGGGCTGCTCGGCCCCTCCGTGCAGTGGCTGTTCCACCACGGTTCCGTGCTGCGCTCCTGGACCCAGGCCGGGCGCATCGTGCGGATGTGGACGGTGCTCACCGACGACGAGCTGAACCAAGCCCGCACCCTGGGTGTCCAGCAGGTCACCGTCAACGATCCAGAGTGGGCGCTGCAGCGGCTGAGCTGA